From the genome of Rhododendron vialii isolate Sample 1 chromosome 10a, ASM3025357v1:
agatatagacaattgaaaatgacatgcTATCCCACAAAGGTctaacattttgggacggaggaagtatccTGCACGTGACGACATGAAAAGAAAGCTCTATAAAGTGGACACACGTtctcatgaacggaatgccAAGTGTCAGAAACTCGTCTCTTTCCATCAACCCACACCCTATTACCCCTAGGttcaaataggactttaattcCGGTTATAACGTTAGGTAAAGGAAAATGTTGAAGTCATCACTGCCTTTCTGGATGATATCAGAAATTTTTGGGTTCCTCCAGAATGTTTTGGATTCTAGATTACGATGGAAACATCTGGACTCCGTTGGACCAGATACATCCAAATCCTACCGGAAACTTCCAATCCTTGAAACTTCTAGATTTCTCCACCATCTTTCCCTCACCATCCACATATATCTACAACTTTCTTGTACTATATCTAGGAATCTTTATCTATAATTGTCCTGGTCTAGAATTTTTTAATTGTGTCTATAAATAGGAGGGTGGGTCTCATTTATAAGTGTGTGCAAAGAGTGAGTGCATGACTTGTAGGGCATGACTCGTCCTAAGAAACCAGAAGTGAATCCACCTCTCATAGTAGCAAGCCCATTTACTTCAATTACTCCACCAGCATTGCAAGACCACACCCAGCAGTAACCCGCCCAATATCTATGACCTGTTGTGCTTTGAACATTTGTATATCACCTTGATACTACTagctagcattttttttttttgataagtaattatATTAAAATAAGGCATTAAAGGAATGCCGCCCATATACAAGGCCATAGACAAAAAGGCCTTATACACCTCTATGTGATATAAACAATTCGAACCAATCTAGAAATTGATCAAGGGAAGGATTACAttctcccttgtcccaactatacaaactactaaccacaaaacttttgattttataTAAAGGTTTTTGTATGCCTTCAAAGCATCTTGAGTTTCTCTCATGCCAGAtagtccacatcaaacaaagcgGAATCATAGCCCAAACATGCTTCCTTCGCTTTCCCACTCTAGCACCCCTCCAAGCTATTAGGAGTTCCATAACACTCTTAGACACAACCCATTGTAAACCGAACCAACAAATTCAGCGCCTTCCATAGCGCTTTAACATCATCATGGCATGTTATTATTATGGTGCTTCTACCATATTTAAATTTCTGCATCTTCTCCTTAAGTTGCCGCTCCAATGTGAGCATTGATGTGAGCCTTCACTGCTAATGAGAGTAGTAATAGGAGATAACTGTGGCGTGTCTGTTTGGAAAGACTGTATTTCGTCGGACATGATAGGTACACAACTAGGATAAACATGACCTAGTCTGGACATATCTCAGGGCGCATCAAGCCAATATTTGTTACATACATGTTCATTATTGACTATTGAGGTCCACACAAAGTTCCTGCATTTTATTAGTGAGTTATTTACTCTTTGGTGTTACTCTAGTGTTTGTTGCATGATGTTTATACATTATGCAATGATTTGTTTCGTgctatttttgtatttgtttatttactttttgtcCTTAGGCACAACAAAATGCATGTGGGATAGATTTTCTATTGTATCTTGCCATGTGATACCTAAATGTTTAAATCTAATTTTTGTTGtgatggaaattttttttaaatatatcaTGTAACCCCTGCCAAGTCTGCAAATGGCATGTTGAATATTGACTCTTGGGAGCTTTTACACATGCACATTATATGTTTTCCATATGTTTCTACCTCATCATATCCATATGATGTATTTTTtctgttagatgatggatctatttgtatctagtgcaattatgtgtcttatcatgtaattagtttaagtatctaggaccatagtgtaattattatacagcttgtacatatatattttacgttgaatgaaattaaccctaatgggttttctccctattacaATTACCCTAAAAttgaacatggtatcagagctagagtttcggaggcttttcccctttctttgtgccatagttgcactttatttcattgtgattcgtatgttccgaatcctttgttgacctctccatgtgcgagtcaggggtcggacgtgcgggggagtattgggatttgtcccacatcggttaaatatctcctccaaaactagcatatgagcttgggcagcctctccactctttgccaattggtttggagttggatgctttgaacattgtttattgtttatttggcattattgttctgctttcaagatgtcaaaagagaaaaaacaggcttctgctagtggcaaggatgagttgagtcgtgtagggactctggataactctTCATTggatatttgtcccatcaaactggatggcacaaattatttactttggtcttgtacttttacattagctattgaagctaaagggatgtctgagttcattgaaggctctgttactgagcctactactgatgttgaactcaagacgtttaagtctcgtcgatctttagccatgacctggttgtttaatactatgaaggctgatattcgtagtcctttcttgcttcttaacactccatatcagatttggactattgccaAACAGACTTATTCTCAGCAGGGCAATGATGCTCAGTGTTTTAAGTTGCGTAAGCGACTTCGtactatggatcaacacaatcgatcCGTTGCTGTTTACTTTGCTGATCTCAGTGGGGCttggcaagaatttgattattatcaggggtttcaGGCAGTCTGTTCTATTGATGCTGgtgcttggttaaaaagaatgGAGAAAGAAcgtgtgtatgactttcttgctggtcttgatgtggagtatgatccaattagagtgcaggtgttgggtcgtgttccgtttccatctttaggagaggcctatgccattgttcaacaggaggagagcagaaggggtgctatgttacaAGCTCCCTCTTCTGATCGTTCTACATTGGTTGCTATTCCGCAGGGACAGTTTGGGTCTGGCAGTGGAAAGTCTCAGTATGGTACTACTAGTGGGACCATAGACCGTatgtcactccagtgtgattattgccacaacactggacataccaaggatttctgttggaagttacatggtcgtccTTCTCGTGGGCGAGGCAGTGGACGTGGAGGTCGAGGTAGTGGTTCCGGGCGTTCTCAGGCCCAGGCACATGTTTCAGAGTTTACTACCTTGtctgattctgggttcagtacaggagttcagtcaccttctgaatctgttggcggtttctctcagggggagatgcaagctctcaggcgTCTTATGGCTCGAGCTGATTCTTCCTCTATTATAGCTCCTActtccacagcagctcctactgcatcctattttgctcattcaggtattccagttagtgcatttactgcctcatccggtattccttggattatcgattctggtgcttcagatcatatgacaggttgttcctctgtttttgatttctattctacttgttctggtaaggataaggttcgaATTGCCGACGGGTCgttctctgctatttcagggaaaggttccgttcgctattctccctctatctctctttcttcagtcctccatattccaaactttgccactaaccttctttcAGTTAGTAGTTTTACCCATTCTGCAAACTGTTCCGTGaaattttttcctactcactgtatctttcaggaactggaaacggggaaggtgattggcagtggtaaagcacatggtggtatctattatctggagcatgaacctcatccatctcagccgtctttatcatgtggacaagctttacgggcagatatgagttccactctttctttgttacatcggtggcaccgtagattAGGTCATCCCTCGTTTGGGATATTAGAAAAACTCTTTCCTATTTTAGTTAAACATTGTCCTAgggatcagtttttttgtgaagcctgtgagtttgggaaacataaacgctctttttatgcacctattaataaacgaagtgattctccatttatggttatccactctgatgtttggggtccttctcctgttacttctttaaagggctatcgatggtttgttacttttattgattgttattctcgtgcCACATGGGTGTACTTACTCCATTCAAAAAACGAAGTATTTTcctgtttcaaatcttttcataagatggtgtgcactcagtttgatacaaatattaaaattctttggagtgataatgggactgagtatattgataagatttttcggacatatctagatgataatggtatttttttcaaacgacttgcgttgacactccacaacaaaatggagtcgctgagcgtaaaaatcgtcatcttgctgaggtggCTCGATCccttttgttcactatgaatgttcccaaatacttatggggagaagctattttaactgccacatatcttatcaaccgtatgccatccagtgtccttaattttaaaacacccaTTGAGTGCCTGCCAAGTAATTGTCGAGTTACGACTCTTCCAcctagggtgtttggttgtgtgtgttttgttcatgccccaaaaccttctgggggcaagctaggacataaagcccataagtgtatttttgttgggtactctcctacccaaaAAGGCTATAAGTGTTACGATCCTTATTCGAGAAagatgtttgtctctatggatgttaccttttgggaaacagaggttttttattctccctccaaaccatctcttcagggggagcatcagcaggaggaagagatgtttaccttttataatcatagtgagggggaaaaggaaaacactggagaggaactaatatctgttgaaagggaaacacatgatattggtggtgacattgaggaaCAATTACCTGCACGACGACGACTGCAGGGAGCTGGCTTACAGAGGTATGCTagacggaaaaatggaaagtcttcatgtacgttaccaccttgtcaatcacaatcacccaCTCCAGTTCCAGATTCCTCAGCTGActcttctggtaatgattcttctcttattgaacctcctcctatggatcctgacaatgttcctattgctattcgaaaaggtgttagatcttgtactcaacatcctatctcacagtttgtttcttatgaccgtttgtccccttcgtaccatgcctttgtctcttctctttcctctatatctattccacagaattggcaaaatgcattcctccatggtgatttagaggaggaagtttatatggatattccaccaggtttctcttctcctgcaagttaaggaaaggtgtgtagattgaagaaggcactttatgggctgaaacagtcacctagagcttggtttggcaggttttctaaggctatgttaagttttggttacaagcaaagccatgcagatcatacgatgttcatctggcgaagtaatggtaagattgctgtccttattgtttatgttgatgacataataatgacaggcaatgatgtgagtgagattcataaccttaagtctcgtctagctcaagagttcgagattaaggacttgggatcattgagatacttttttggaatggaagtagcgaggtctgatagaggtatttttattttccaacgcaagtatatacttgattttttggaagaaacatgtatgttgggctgtagacctgcagattctcctattgaggcgaatcatcatcttagtggagatgtgggggagcgAACTGATAAGGAAAtgtatcagcgacttgtgggtcgactaatatatttggcccacactcgaccagatattacttatgcagtaggtgttgttagtcagtttatgcatgatcctcgtacatcacatctagatgcagtttatcgtattttgaggtatctgaaatcagctccaggaaaaggaattctattctctaatcatggccatttgcgattggaggcattcactgatgctgactgggctggttctgtggatgataggcgctctacttctggctattgcactttccttgggggtaatctgattacttggcgaagtaagaagcaatcggtagtcgctaggtctagcgc
Proteins encoded in this window:
- the LOC131304311 gene encoding uncharacterized protein LOC131304311, which codes for MSEFIEGSVTEPTTDVELKTFKSRRSLAMTWLFNTMKADIRSPFLLLNTPYQIWTIAKQTYSQQGNDAQCFKLRKRLRTMDQHNRSVAVYFADLSGAWQEFDYYQGFQAVCSIDAGAWLKRMEKERVYDFLAGLDVEYDPIRVQVLGRVPFPSLGEAYAIVQQEESRRGAMLQAPSSDRSTLVAIPQGQFGSGSGKSQYGTTSGTIDRMSLQCDYCHNTGHTKDFCWKLHGRPSRGRGSGRGGRGSGSGRSQAQAHVSEFTTLSDSGFSTGVQSPSESVGGFSQGEMQALRRLMARADSSSIIAPTSTAAPTASYFAHSGTGNGEGDWQW